In Legionella cincinnatiensis, the DNA window GGTCTCTGGTGTTGCCCCTTCTTTTTTAGTTTCAGTTTCTTTATTTTCAGCCATGATCTAGAGCTCTCCACCTAAAGCTGTTAATAAAGCTATAAAAGCTTGTTTTTGACGAGTCTGTAACTGTTGTAACATCGCTTTTTGCTGTATTAATAATTGTTTGATGTCAATAAGTTGGGGGTAATCAATAATTCCTTGAGTATATCGTGCTTGGAACAGTTTGTAATTGGATTCTGTAGTATTGAATGCTTGGTTTTGGGCAGTAATTTGTGCGTTAAGTGTTTTTAAGGTAGATAATTGATCACTAACTTGTTGTAAGGAATTTAAAATTGTTTGATTATATTGATTCACTGCAAGTTCGTATTGGGTATAGCTTACGCCAAGGTTTGCTCGCCGAGCTCCTGCATCAAAAATAGGTAAATCAAAAGCGGCGCTGACATTGTCATTTTCAAACCATACATTAAAAGCCTTATTAAAATAAACGCTTTGTACGCTTAATAAACCTCTCAAATTTATGTTGGGAAAAAATGCAGTTTTAGCGACATTTATTTGATGTGCTGCAGATTCTGTAAGTGCGCGTGCCGAAGCAATATCAGGTCGTTGGGCAAGAATATTTGCAGGAATTATTTCTGGGAGAATCAGTTGCTTTTTGTCATATGCAAAAGCGGCGACATCAACTTGAGTAGAAAAAGGATTTTTTCCCATTAATACAGCCAGTTGATGGCGTGATTGCATCTCTGCTCGTTTGAAATCTTCTACAGAGAGTATGGCTGTTTGGTAATTTGCTAATGCAGTTTTTACTGGGATATTCGATGTGATGCCATGTTTTGCACGGTCTAAGATGATATCTGCAAGTTGTTTTAATAATCGCACATTTTCCTTTGCTAAGCGTTGCTGGGTAATATTATTTTGTATGTCAAAATAAGTTGTTGCAACTGCTGCACTTAATACCAGTCGAGTTTCAGCCAGATCCATTTGTGCGGCAAAGGATTCACTGATTTTGCTTGCTAAGTTTTCTCTGTTTTTTCCCCAGAAATCAAGTTCATAATTAAATTTGAAACCAATATCTGCAATGTTTGCTTGATTGATTCTGGTTAGAAGAGGGCGTAGATCGGGAGGTATGGTTCCATGTATGGGGAAGTATGCTTTTTCCAAAGCTCCATCAAGGTTAATTGCTGGCCAAAGTGTTGAATAGGCCATTTTTGCAAGCTGTTGAGCGCGGTCAACGCGTGCTTTAGCACTATGTATGTTGGGAGCGTCCACAAGTGCTACGGAAATGAGTTGATCCAATTGTGGATCATTAAAATGTTTAAAATAAGATCTTGATTTATTTTTAGGAATTCTATAAATATGCTTCACGGATAAATTATCCGTTTTAATGGGTTTTGTCTTGGTCTGTATTTCACCAAATAAAGAACAGCCCGTTACTGTTAACGCACTTAATAGACTGATGATGAAGATTATGCGCACATTTAAATCCCTTTTTATATCAGGTTTCGTACTTTATCAAGATTTTAAAAGAAAAACATTAAGGATCAACCGGCTTATTGATCATGAAAAGAATTTCTGGATTTTTAAGTTTATAAAATATGGGCTAGAATAATTTAAGTAGGACTAAATAAAAAGCAAAAGAGAGGAAAATCATGGATATATTAAGAAAAATAGTGATGGTGGGTATTGTTTTAACAACACTTGGATGCTTAAGTGCTTGTGGAACAGTAAATGGATTTGGTAAAGATGTGTCTCATGTGGGTAAAGATATACAAAGAGCAGCACACTAAATTTTTTTATGATTTAGCGGATGGTTAATACCTAACTGTTTGGATCTAATAAATATATAGTGGGTTGTTTGCAGAACGGGCACCCATTTTGATAGAGGCACAATGCTCAAATAACGTGAGGTATGGATCTGGTTCCGATCAGGGCTGAAGAGATGCGTGAGCATCGTCAGGAGCATACAAATGGCTTCGGGAAGGTATACTTCCTCAGCTCAAATGTACCGGGGTAATGATTCGCTGTCTTATCCCGAACTTACGTTAAAATAGAAATGGGTTCCTGCTTTTGCGAAAATGACAAACACCTTAAGTCAATGGAGCGCGTGGTTGTTATTATTGATGCTTCTTTATTGGAAAATCAGCTTTGAGGCTCAAGAGAAACTATTTCTGGTATTGCGCTTGAATCCTACGATTTTTTGCTCCTAATTCTTAGGTAAATAATTACCCTAAATAATTATTAATTACTCAATTTTTGTTGTGCTTCAATTAATTTGAGGAAGGAAAGGAGTAAAACAATGTCTGAAACTGTCAACTCATCCTAATTCATGTTAAATTAGTCATTAATTTTACATGATTGGCAAGGGAATGTAATTAGTGCTTGGTTCTAGACATCGTATAAGATTGATAAGTGGCATGCTTCTCAGTGCTTTTCTTCATACTTCTTGTATGGTTGGCCCAAACTTTCATTCTCCTGCTCCGCCAAAGGTCAAACGTTATACTGAAAAACCATTACCCAATAAAACGGTAAAAACTGCTGGAGCAGGAGGCCAACAGCAAGCATTTATTTCCAATAAAGACATTCCTATTTTGTGGTGGGAGCTTTATCGCTCTCCTGAAATTAATCAATTAATACATACAGGCTTAGCCAATAGCCCCACTTTAGCTGCAGCTTCTGCCGCATTGCGTCAGGCACAGGAAAATTTAAAAGAACAAATTGGTAATTCAATGTGGCCTGCAATAGATGTGAGTGATGCCTTGCAAAGACAACGTTATTCAGGGGTGCAAATAGGTCAGCCATCGGAAAGTGTTACTTTTAGTCTTTATTACACGTCGTTTAATTTATCTTATACGGTGGATGTTTTTGGAGGGGCGCGCCGACAAATCGAAGCATTGCGTGCACAAGTTGATTATCAACAGTTTGAAGTCATTGCCGCTTATCTCACATTAACTTCTAACATAGTGACCACTGCTATAGCGGTTGCTTCTTATCAAGCACAAATTGAAGCAACTGTTGAATTGATTCAGGCAGAACAGGGAATTCTTAACTTACTAAACAAGCAATATCTTTTAGGGGGTGTTTCAAAAGAAAATGTATTAACCCAACAAACTTTATTGGAACAATCAAAAGCAACTTTGCCTCCGTTGCAAAAAAGTTTATCGCAGGCGAAGCATGCATTATCTACCTTAGTAGGTGCATTTCCAGATGGACCTTTACCTACTATTCGTTTAGATCGTTTAAAGTTACCTACAGAATTACCGATGAGTTTGCCTTCAAATCTTGTTCGCCAACGTCCCGATGTACGCGCTTCTGAAGCGTTATTGCATGCAGCTTGCGCGCAAGTAGGTGTTGCTACAGCTAATTTATTCCCACAATTTACCATTAGTGCCAATGAAGGATGGCTTAATACTTCCTGGTCTCAACTCTTTGTCGCAAGGCACAATACTTGGTCGGCAATGGGGACGGTATTGCAACCCCTATTTCATGGAGGTGCATTATTTGCCCAACGGCGTGCAGCAATTGCTGCTTATCAACAAAGCGCAGCGCAGTATCAGCAGGTTGTGTTACAAGCATTCCAGAATGTGGCCGATGTTTTAAGAGGATTGGAGGTAGATGCACGTACATTGCAAGCCCAAATAAGAGCTGAAGATGCCGCGCGAGCATCTCTTAATCTGACTCTCAAACAATATCGTTTAGGTGCAGTCAGTTATATCAATTTATTAAACGCACAACAGCAATACCAACAGACGCGTATTAGTCGTATTCAAGCACAAGCGACACGTTATAACGATACTGCGGCATTATTCCAAGCTTTGGGTGGCGGCTGGTGGCATAAACCCTGGTGTGTCAAAGAGTGTCTATGATGAAAGAGATTTTCTTAAAAAAACAAATGGTCATTATGCTAATTGCTGTAGGTATTCTTTTTAGCTTTATTTTTGGTTGGAAAGTTTTTAGCAGCTATATGCTGAAAAAATATCTTTCTCAGTCCCAAGCACCTGCAGTTACTGTTTCGACGATGAAGGTTGAGCCTTCTTTATGGCAACCTACTCTAAAAGCAGTAGGCAGTCTACGTGCTGTT includes these proteins:
- a CDS encoding efflux transporter outer membrane subunit, whose translation is MLGSRHRIRLISGMLLSAFLHTSCMVGPNFHSPAPPKVKRYTEKPLPNKTVKTAGAGGQQQAFISNKDIPILWWELYRSPEINQLIHTGLANSPTLAAASAALRQAQENLKEQIGNSMWPAIDVSDALQRQRYSGVQIGQPSESVTFSLYYTSFNLSYTVDVFGGARRQIEALRAQVDYQQFEVIAAYLTLTSNIVTTAIAVASYQAQIEATVELIQAEQGILNLLNKQYLLGGVSKENVLTQQTLLEQSKATLPPLQKSLSQAKHALSTLVGAFPDGPLPTIRLDRLKLPTELPMSLPSNLVRQRPDVRASEALLHAACAQVGVATANLFPQFTISANEGWLNTSWSQLFVARHNTWSAMGTVLQPLFHGGALFAQRRAAIAAYQQSAAQYQQVVLQAFQNVADVLRGLEVDARTLQAQIRAEDAARASLNLTLKQYRLGAVSYINLLNAQQQYQQTRISRIQAQATRYNDTAALFQALGGGWWHKPWCVKECL
- a CDS encoding efflux transporter outer membrane subunit, giving the protein MRIIFIISLLSALTVTGCSLFGEIQTKTKPIKTDNLSVKHIYRIPKNKSRSYFKHFNDPQLDQLISVALVDAPNIHSAKARVDRAQQLAKMAYSTLWPAINLDGALEKAYFPIHGTIPPDLRPLLTRINQANIADIGFKFNYELDFWGKNRENLASKISESFAAQMDLAETRLVLSAAVATTYFDIQNNITQQRLAKENVRLLKQLADIILDRAKHGITSNIPVKTALANYQTAILSVEDFKRAEMQSRHQLAVLMGKNPFSTQVDVAAFAYDKKQLILPEIIPANILAQRPDIASARALTESAAHQINVAKTAFFPNINLRGLLSVQSVYFNKAFNVWFENDNVSAAFDLPIFDAGARRANLGVSYTQYELAVNQYNQTILNSLQQVSDQLSTLKTLNAQITAQNQAFNTTESNYKLFQARYTQGIIDYPQLIDIKQLLIQQKAMLQQLQTRQKQAFIALLTALGGEL
- a CDS encoding entericidin A/B family lipoprotein; protein product: MDILRKIVMVGIVLTTLGCLSACGTVNGFGKDVSHVGKDIQRAAH